The genomic segment CGTCACAGAATAGAAAAAGtgtctacattttcttttcaccatcAACAGGTGCAGTTTCTGGAATTCTGTTCGGATAGTAAAACTCCTGTAAACTCGTTCCACACAGAGAAATGCATCTCAAGTGTTtacttttcttaatttaatttctggtgTCAAGTTGACGAAATCCCCAAATGggagtttttcaaaacattgaAATGTTGCATCAGGCTAATAAAACCAGATTTTCTTACAGAAACGTTCTGTGCAGCACTCAGTACTTGGTCAGGGCTCCTTTTGGATGAAACACTGCATCAATGCGCCGTGGTGTGGAGGCAGtcagcctgtggttctgctgaggtgcAACCGCAGCACAACAGAGACCTACATCTGTTAGTTCTGGTTTGTCTTACTTACTCTTCCCAAAAGCCCTGTGGGGACTTGGAGCAAGTCTGActaatacaagaaaaataataataaaaaaaacatagtaatTCATCATGATTTGATCTAAAGGCAAGTcctgaaatattattattattctattattattatatcatCCATCATCAATTATTATCCTAATATATCACTAATACAAAGAGACAGCAAGATTACACAAAATCAAAGTGTTCCACTGTTTCGAAACCGTTTACATTTACAACATAAttattgctttaatttatcttttctcATGATCATGTTTCCTCATGAAGGCTCTGGTTTCAGGCCTCCATGTCACAATGCTCAGATAAGGGATTGGGAGGAGTTTTTTACTGGTTAACTATTACTCTTCcagttttattctctttttactGTAAACAGTCTTTAGTTTTGACAAATTTATTtgcctttaattttatttgtcttcttttttagATGAAACTTGCCTCACCAGCCAAGTGCATTCACCAAGCAGCAGAGAGGAATGTGGCCATCTTCACTGGGAGCAGGAAGGCTGACACTGgaccgggttctggttctgctggaggttgcTATGTGCAACTGGGTCTAACTGACTGTATTTCTATATTAAACTGGGCATTTGAAACAACCTTTCTTGTGAACTGGCACCACATTTATAAGCGTAATGagttaaatttgattaaacttCACCAAATGCCACATTTGGTATTTAGTATTTAACATTCGGTGGAATTGGAAGTATTTGGTTCTGGAGGCAAATATTTAGATCCAGTACATAAACTGTGGACTACAGTGAGAAAGTGACTGTaatccagaaaaaaagaaagcctcGACAGAGGGCTgtttaacagcttttatttgtgttcaaGGTTTGTTGGGAATGTTACATTCATAATGGTTCTGGTCTCATTTTAACAACAACATAAtaaaagaagatatttttttttggaagatcCTTATTCTTCCATCTCCAGAGTGAATTCACAGTGATTGCAGAGTTTCTCCAGACAGATCAGGATCAAAGTTCTTGTAGTTTACGCAAAGGCTCAGTTGCAAAGGAGTGAATGATTAGATACATTTACATGATTTGGTTAGCTTGTTGAGGCACAACCAGAGTAGTCAGTATCATTACGTCTGCATCCAGCCACTGAGAAGTCTTCCGGagatgctgccctctgctggaagGGAGCTTAATACTCGATGGTCACTGCTTTTGTCTTCAGGTATTCATTCAGGGCCTCTTGACCTGTTGACAGAGACGCAGACAGCAAACACACTCTTCTGTCATTATTTTGACTACTTCCCTTTCACACCCACTTAACCATTCCTACTCTTTCACTGCATATCAGTTCGTGTCGGCTCAAGTTTTATTACATCCGAACCCAGTTTGAGTTCTGAGTGACGCCGTAATCCCTCACCCAGGTCTTTGCCAAATCCGGACTGCTTAAAGCCTCCAAAGGGCGCGGCCACATCTGTTTTGTTGTAGGTGTTGATGAAGACAGTGCCGGCGTTGAGCCTCTCGCTCACATACAGAGCTTTGCTGATGTCCCGGGTGAAAACTCCTGAAGCCAGTCCGTACTCCGTAGCATTGGCTCTCCTCAGGACGTCGTCCACCTCTCTGGAGGACGTTGGGAGGAAGCGCATCAAACCAAACCATTCACATGCACAACGCAGCTTTGGATTTCAGCTTACCCGGTCTTGAACTTGGAAACGATCATGATGGGACCGAATGACTCTTCCTTAGCGATGTACATGTGGTCCTGCACATCAGTAAACACCGTGGGCTCAAAGAAAAAACCTGGAACCGCAGGAAAACAAAAGCGCAAATTTAAGAGCTGGATGAAGAGCAAACAGGACTCAGTCGCCATTCCCGCTCctcctgctgcctcaccggGTCTCTGGACCTGCTTTCCTCCGTAGACGAGGGTGGCTCCCTCCTTTATTCCCATCTGACAGAACTCCAAGAGTTTGTCCAGGTGGGCTTTGTGATTCTGAGGGCCGTGGTCTGTGGAGCGGTTCAACGGATCGCCAATCTTCATCTTCTTAACCTCCTCTAcctggaaaaaaagataaacaggaTCGTCTTTCAAAGCTCAAATCAGGACTGTTCAAATGTAGCAAAGGCTCAGTAGCAAAGGAGTGAATGATTAGTAAACAAGTTTACATGACTGTGATTGGTTAGCTTGTTGAGGCACAACCAGAGTAATCAGTATTATTACTCTGGTCTCTGTGGATGTCTGCTGTGTGTCTCCATGCTGGCCAGTGATAGATAGTAACCAGTCCGGGGTGAAACGTACCACTTTTGTCAAAAACTGGTCATGGATGGTCTCCTCCACAAACAGCCGGCCAGCTGCGATGCAGTTCTCTCCTTTGTTGAAGAACACGGAGCTCATGCCCTGTAACGCAAACAACAGCCGGGTGTTAGTGCTGCCAAACGTAAACACAAGCACCGACTGATGAACAGTCCTCCGAAGGGACCGACCAGGCGCACAGCCTTGTCCATGTCACAGTCACCGAAGATGATGAGAGGGGATTTTCCTCCGAGCTCCAAGGAAACCTTCTTGACATTACTGACTGCACAGCTTGGGGTGAAGCAAAGCGCACACACACGATGAGAgcagttatgtttatttctgggTTTTAAATTTCAGAGTGTTGTGTGAGGGCGGCTTCTCACCTCTTCATGATGTGCTTGCCGATTTCTGTAGAACCCGTGAAGCCCAGCTTTCGCACGTCAGGATGGTCAGACAAACGCTGGCCCACCAGAGCGCCTAAAAGGAAGACGGAAGTTTCAGAAAGCGTCTCCGTCTTTCCTTTCGGGAATGGAACAAGTCTGAGACACGTGAGTGTACCTGAACCAGGCAGAATGTTAACCACCCCTTTGGGCAGTCCCGCTCTTGCTGCCAGTTCAGCAAACTTGAGCGCTGTAAGCGGAGTGACCTGGAATCAAGAGGATGCGAAAGTCTGAAACACCTTCAGGGTTTCCCTCTCTCTTGGTCCGGAGTGTAAAACGTGGATCCTACCTGAGCTGGTTTGAGGACGACGGTGTTTCCTGCTGCCAGGCAGGCTGCGGTCTTCCACGCCAGCATCATCAGCGGATAGTTCCACGGAATCACAATGGCACACACTCTGACGAGAGCAAGGGGAGCTTATCTGGGCTGACTGACTGTAACCATCACACAGCACACAGACTGGAGATCTCCAGATGTACTGATGTCTCATTGAAGgccatgtttgctgtgtgtCTCTCAGACTAGTTTATTTCTGCAATATTTTGACTGAATTTACTTGGTAGAAAGTGGCATAGGTGACACTGCTTCGGTGGTGGCTATATTCCGGGTCTTACACGGTTTAATAACCAAAAACataatcattttgaaaatagttATCTACAAACAGGTAATATAACAAACACATTGCCCAGAACACAGGCAATGGCTTTcccaaaacagcagcagaggcagcTGCCAGAAGCTGACAGTACTAAGCTGTGGCAGCTTCCGGTGCCACTGGACGAGCCATAATTAGCTGCCACTGCCACAATTTGAGCTCAGCAGTTCTACAAGAAGTTCCACTCTGAGACCTGGTTTCAAAAAGTGCTGGTGTCAGAGATTCTGGTCACCCGAAGGGTTGTAAACAAATGGCTGGACGGGAATTGATATGTTACGGTTTCACTGATGGCTGACTCCATGTAAGCAGGtcttatctttttaaaaatgttgatggtATAAAGTGTATAATCGTCACAGCTGTGAACATCCAGGTACCACAGCAAGCCAGAAACAGTTCTGGGGGGTTTTGAACCTCTGAACATCTTTCATGCAACTTGAATAAGTTCAGCATCTTGAAGTTATTCTTAGTGTTTATATGATTGTAAAAGTAAGTGGTAAATAAGGCATTGtgttaagaaatgaaaaaatatttgaaaaaaaaaaatcctcaccCAATTGGCTCCTTCTTGGTGAAAGTCAGATTACGATTGGGTCTGGCCTGGTTGATGGGAATGGTGCTGCCCTGGAAGAaagttacattatttttaaaaaggggaAATTAGAAGTTTTAGTTACAGATGTGCAAAGATTTTTGTATCTGAAGATGGGATTTGGCTGATTCTTATAAAGTCAGCTGTCTTACCTGGATCTTGTCACACCAGCCAGCAAAATAACGGAACGTCTGGATGGACATGCCCACATGAGTCTTGAGGGCCAAAGTGTAAACGGCTCCagagtccatagcttcaatagTAGCTAACTCATCCTGGTGTTCCTCCATCAGGTCCGCCAGTCTGTGGGAGGAGTTGGAGGAAAAAGCAGAGTCTAGAATGCCAGGAATTATGTTTGATACTGTAAATCAGTCAGCAAGCAGAGCAGTCTGACAATGTCTAAAGTCTGTCAGCTTCACCTGCATACAATATGTCACCAGTGTTATGGATGAACGAGTTCAAATACATATGTTGATGACTAAAAGTCGCATATTTGACAACTTTGAAATGAATGATGCTGAATGATGGTGGAGACTGGGAAGGTAACGCAGATCCTTATTTAACGGCGCTCAGTTTGGGAGTGAGCTCAACGTTTGCATCGTGTTTTTGGACAAACTTTGGACACTTTCAGCCTCAACGTGGCTGTTCTGGgttttaccgcatgtcttccacCTGTCTCCATCCTGTTTCCTGCCCATTTAGTGTTCAATAAAGGCCACTATTGGCAAAAAAATCTATGTATTGTTATTTATTGAGGTCTTtgaatttattctgatttttgaGTGAAGGATATCTGTGTTTTCATCTTGGACCTATGCACTCCTTCTACAGACAGGCTTAGCACGATAGATGGACGGAACTGGTTTATCTAACATCGTCCAAcggtcacaaaaaaaacatgccttATAAATATTACTTTGTCATTATAAGGCATTGTTCTGAGTTATTCTTTACACTAAAGTTTAGAATTAAGTAGAAACCAAGCTACAAGCCAGATACattaaatgctaaatgtaaaatgtagcATACCTTAGATACCAAGCATCATCCAGCACTACTTACTTGTAGATGAGTCTTCCTCTGTCCCTTGGGTTCATCTTGCCCCACTCCCCCGATTCGAACGCCTCCTTAGCAGCAGCGACTGCTTTGTCCACATCACTGATCTGGGCCAGAGACACTTCACAGATGGCCTGTAAGACACATCACTTGTCTAGATTTGCTCGTCTCCTGGTGGCGGCGCGTCGGGAGTAGACCCATTGAGTTAGTTctgatttttagacttttggtCATATTTTTTGGTTGAGACGACTGGACTGTTGTCTCTTCCAGGTCCGGATGCTGTGCAGTTGGAGGAATGTTTACTCTTACTTTCAGACAGTTGCTACGAtgtgtagccatggtaacaaggtattgttatttttggttacaagtgggagcagctgattagtgTCTCAAAAACTGAACTAGTACCTGAACTACGACCCCAATATTGGGCATTTCTGCTGCCCattattgagctgttagcatggcATGAAAGTCGTGGTTGCTCAGGAAGGGCAGTTGTGGCTACGGTGTAGCTGAATGCTATCAGTGTGTGAACATGTGGATGACTGCGTGCAGCGTAAAGAGCTTTGTGGTCCTCTgacttaattttatatttatatttatactccggagtaacctcataacattggaacctcaaaacattgttctgagctgtatgcaacgaaatttcgttctgtatacaccctgtgcatgcaaaatgataataaagtcagtctaagtctaagttaaGAGCTGTACAAGTACTGCTACTtgtctttgaagatacttggatgatatgagttgAATTTCCCAAAGGGCAACATTTAATTACCAGTACAGGTAACACAACCAATGAAAGAAATCAGCCAGACCGGCTCTGCTCGGTTAGAATCTCTCTTTAAAGAGGAAGATGTCATGCTGTTCATCTCTTACCGTGCCATCAGTGGGGTTGATGGTCTTGTAGGTCTTTCCGCCATCTGCATCCACAAACTCTCCGTTGATAAACAGCTGATGGGGGATCTTTACCGTCATGTTGTTGATGTTCTTTTCCACCTGGGAAGGCAAACCGTTAATGACTAATGCTGTCAGACATTGTTTCCTGGTGGGGTACCGACCGCGTACATAGTCAACCACGAGCTCTTCCTCCCCGTCCTCCCCTCGTAGTTTCCTGACACACATCTGGATGAAATCCTGGAAGGTGGTGTTCATGTAGACGTCCTCGTTCTGCAGCTGGCAGGTGCTGGCGCGAAGCTTCACTTCCTCAACAAGCCTGGAGGTTAAGAGAGAGacttgtataaaaatatatatataaagcttcCTTTAAAGAATTAATGTTAACAAAGACTTCTAGAATGTTAACTAgaaggttttttattattattattattttaggatTTGGCCAATAACAATAGGATATCCATATCA from the Xiphophorus maculatus strain JP 163 A chromosome 20, X_maculatus-5.0-male, whole genome shotgun sequence genome contains:
- the LOC111605848 gene encoding cytosolic 10-formyltetrahydrofolate dehydrogenase-like gives rise to the protein RKLYIYIFIQVSLLTSRLVEEVKLRASTCQLQNEDVYMNTTFQDFIQMCVRKLRGEDGEEELVVDYVEKNINNMTVKIPHQLFINGEFVDADGGKTYKTINPTDGTAICEVSLAQISDVDKAVAAAKEAFESGEWGKMNPRDRGRLIYKLADLMEEHQDELATIEAMDSGAVYTLALKTHVGMSIQTFRYFAGWCDKIQGSTIPINQARPNRNLTFTKKEPIGVCAIVIPWNYPLMMLAWKTAACLAAGNTVVLKPAQVTPLTALKFAELAARAGLPKGVVNILPGSGALVGQRLSDHPDVRKLGFTGSTEIGKHIMKSCAVSNVKKVSLELGGKSPLIIFGDCDMDKAVRLGMSSVFFNKGENCIAAGRLFVEETIHDQFLTKVVEEVKKMKIGDPLNRSTDHGPQNHKAHLDKLLEFCQMGIKEGATLVYGGKQVQRPGFFFEPTVFTDVQDHMYIAKEESFGPIMIVSKFKTGEVDDVLRRANATEYGLASGVFTRDISKALYVSERLNAGTVFINTYNKTDVAAPFGGFKQSGFGKDLGQEALNEYLKTKAVTIEY